The sequence TTCTCCGATCCGCGCATCGTACGCTTCGCCAACGAGAAGAATCTGGGGCTGTTCCCGACATTGAATCGCGCGCTTGCCGCGGCGCGCTGCGACCGAATCCGGTTGTGGTCGCAAGACGACGTCATGGAGCCGAATTGCCTGGAGCGTGAGACGGCATACTTCTCGCGCTTCGACGGCTGGGGCATGGGCTATTGCTACTACCACGTGATCGACGACCGGGGACGCGTTTGCCTGCGCCGGCCGCAGGTGAAAGAGGCCAGGCTGATTCCCAGCGATTGGGCCGCCGAGATCATGTTCTTCCACGGCAGCCTGACCGGGAACATCGCCAACATGACATTGCGACGCGACGTTTTGCGGAAACTGGGGGGTTTCGATGAAGGCTACCGCTACGCAGGCGATTTCGACCTGATCGAACGAATTTCCGCGCGCTATCCCATTTGCTGCATCTACGAGCCGCTGCTGCTGCTCCGCCAACACCAGGGGCAGTTCAGCCGCAAGCACCGCGCCTACCTGGATTCCATTGAGGAGGGAGAGCAGATACAACAGCGGCTCCGCCGGCGTCTGTCGCTTCGCCAGGAGTACGTCGAGCGCTACGATTCCTGGGCGCGCGGCGTACAGGACGCACATTATGCCTTCCGCCTCTCCCTGCATGGAGACCTGTCCGGGTACAAGCTTCTGCGCCGGCAATCGCGGCTGGGCCGTTCGGCCCTGTGGTGGTTGCTGACCGCAAATCGACG is a genomic window of Terriglobales bacterium containing:
- a CDS encoding glycosyltransferase is translated as MTSQPVLSVVLPVHNGAKYLRESMASVLAQTERAFEFIVWDDGSGDESREIAASFSDPRIVRFANEKNLGLFPTLNRALAAARCDRIRLWSQDDVMEPNCLERETAYFSRFDGWGMGYCYYHVIDDRGRVCLRRPQVKEARLIPSDWAAEIMFFHGSLTGNIANMTLRRDVLRKLGGFDEGYRYAGDFDLIERISARYPICCIYEPLLLLRQHQGQFSRKHRAYLDSIEEGEQIQQRLRRRLSLRQEYVERYDSWARGVQDAHYAFRLSLHGDLSGYKLLRRQSRLGRSALWWLLTANRRLYQMPRKYSPELAEHMAWEPKWLSH